The Castellaniella sp. genome includes a window with the following:
- a CDS encoding GMC oxidoreductase, whose amino-acid sequence MLPPIPQTYLDHTLAQTLGDTRFEVQATPQARNSVVHDERPPCCGSSSCIPVCPIQAKYDATAHLKKAQAAGARLLDQSTVVQLIPDAQGQITTARFRRWDQSEGQVQASIFILACHAIETPRLLLASRSAAWPAGLANSSDQVGRNLMDHPVQLSWALSQDPVYPYRGPLSTSGIENLRDGDFRRDHSAYRIEIGNDGWNWPTGGPLPLAAQLASRGLDAQALDRALQHETARHLRLTALTEQLPEADNQVTLDPQKQDVYGVPLPHIRYRVDDYARQGMRQARQDHEEIFGRLRASAIQHAPDFFGAGHIMGTCRMGSDPRHSVVDAQSCSHDHPNLYVLGSSVFPTGGTANPTLTIAALSLRTADIIVQRFRADA is encoded by the coding sequence CTGCTGCCGCCCATCCCGCAAACCTATCTGGACCACACGCTGGCCCAGACCCTGGGCGACACCCGCTTCGAGGTCCAGGCCACGCCACAGGCGCGCAATTCGGTCGTACATGATGAAAGACCACCATGCTGCGGCAGCTCCAGTTGCATTCCGGTCTGTCCGATCCAGGCGAAATACGACGCCACTGCCCACCTGAAAAAAGCTCAGGCGGCCGGCGCCCGCTTGCTGGATCAAAGCACAGTGGTGCAATTGATCCCGGATGCCCAGGGCCAAATCACCACCGCCCGATTCCGCCGCTGGGATCAATCCGAAGGGCAGGTTCAGGCAAGCATATTCATCCTGGCCTGCCATGCCATCGAAACCCCCCGGCTGCTGCTGGCCTCGCGGTCCGCAGCCTGGCCTGCTGGACTGGCCAACAGCTCAGACCAGGTGGGACGCAATCTGATGGACCACCCGGTCCAACTGTCGTGGGCGCTCAGTCAGGACCCGGTCTACCCCTACCGGGGGCCCCTGTCTACGTCTGGGATCGAAAATCTGCGCGACGGCGATTTTCGTCGCGATCACAGCGCCTACCGCATCGAGATCGGCAACGATGGCTGGAACTGGCCCACCGGCGGCCCACTGCCACTGGCAGCCCAGCTAGCCAGTCGCGGTCTAGATGCACAGGCTTTGGATCGTGCCCTGCAGCATGAAACGGCTCGCCACCTGCGCCTGACCGCCCTGACCGAACAACTGCCCGAAGCCGATAATCAGGTGACGCTGGATCCCCAGAAGCAAGACGTTTACGGGGTGCCACTGCCGCACATCCGCTACCGCGTCGATGATTACGCGCGCCAGGGCATGCGACAGGCCCGGCAAGATCATGAAGAAATCTTCGGGCGTCTGCGCGCCAGCGCCATACAGCACGCGCCGGATTTCTTTGGCGCCGGACACATCATGGGCACCTGCCGCATGGGATCCGATCCGCGCCATTCGGTCGTGGATGCACAATCATGCAGCCACGATCACCCCAATCTGTACGTGCTGGGTTCGAGCGTGTTCCCCACTGGAGGCACCGCCAACCCCACCCTGACCATCGCCGCCCTCAGCCTGCGAACGGCTGATATTATCGTGCAGCGATTCCGGGCGGACGCCTGA
- a CDS encoding FAD-dependent oxidoreductase, whose amino-acid sequence MTQPLQADVVIVGSGIAGALAATRLAQAGLRILIIEAGQTRGPQSSGATFPGCRHQGARMRLPSAARGHPSHLGPPGRLVSAGRPRLLQEHLPEGGGGYHLALARHLPAPRAQRLSDTNPVRPRGGLADHVCRPGALLPASRACARGVGGFQPRSGFTAQRPVSAAAHPANLSGPHAGPDPGRHPLRGPGHATGAQFGRT is encoded by the coding sequence ATGACCCAACCTTTACAAGCGGATGTTGTCATTGTCGGCTCCGGCATCGCTGGCGCGCTGGCCGCCACGCGGCTGGCGCAAGCCGGCCTGCGGATTCTCATCATTGAGGCCGGGCAAACCCGTGGACCGCAATCAAGCGGTGCAACATTTCCGGGATGCCGCCATCAAGGTGCCCGAATGCGCCTACCCAGTGCAGCCCGAGGCCATCCATCCCACCTCGGACCGCCTGGGCGATTGGTATCAGCAGGAAGGCCCCGACTTCTTCAAGAGCACCTACCTGAAGGTGGTGGGGGGTACCACCTGGCACTGGCTAGGCACCTGCCTGCGCCTCGTGCCCAGCGACTTTCAGACACAAACCCGGTTCGGCCGCGGGGTGGATTGGCCGATCACGTATGCCGACCTGGAGCCCTTCTACCTGCAAGCCGAGCATGCGCTCGGGGTGTCGGGGGATTCCAGCCACGATCTGGGTTCACCGCGCAGCGGCCCGTTTCTGCTGCCGCCCATCCCGCAAACCTATCTGGACCACACGCTGGCCCAGACCCTGGGCGACACCCGCTTCGAGGTCCAGGCCACGCCACAGGCGCGCAATTCGGTCGTACATGA
- a CDS encoding sugar dehydrogenase complex small subunit produces the protein MDTQRRSLMLGTLSTLTLGLPKAGWAQDVPMPLDTFIQFSAELCGRPPEALDRGMAQRILHALEDQGKLSRLQALYQNVKNDTPLADELRAAWFSGSIQTSDGAVLVGFVHALAWGSASFLHAPGSCGGPTGYWSEAPQTPST, from the coding sequence ATGGATACACAACGCCGCTCCCTGATGTTGGGCACTCTTTCCACGCTAACGCTGGGACTGCCTAAGGCCGGATGGGCGCAAGACGTCCCGATGCCGCTCGACACGTTCATTCAGTTCAGCGCCGAACTCTGCGGACGCCCCCCGGAAGCGCTGGATCGCGGCATGGCGCAGCGCATTCTGCATGCACTCGAAGACCAGGGAAAACTCTCCCGCCTGCAGGCGCTGTACCAGAACGTAAAAAACGACACGCCCCTGGCCGACGAATTGCGGGCTGCCTGGTTTTCCGGTTCGATACAGACCTCCGATGGCGCCGTCCTGGTGGGTTTCGTGCACGCCCTGGCCTGGGGCAGCGCCTCGTTCCTGCACGCACCGGGCAGTTGCGGCGGGCCGACCGGCTACTGGTCCGAAGCACCCCAGACTCCATCTACCTGA
- a CDS encoding SGNH family hydrolase gives MPASKPDTPPALPTATPLGRALSGLFVTLLSVAIGLAWLMQGSIDEYWRQTYHQEPPWSAWSAGPIGQLGAQWQQGMDAKRQAWVERWQQFDTHATQILPLLWQTAPALHPTADLASNLYAGTADILPSDPPLATVPTLASEPVLAPETPLATQDFPPLQANPETEPDPVFPESVNAATPHETIVLNKTDRVFFVGDSMMQGVAPHVRRVLTKEYGIESLDLSKQSTGLAYPGFFNWPKTVETTFDQYPDIRLMVVFLGPNDPWAFAVEKGQPYAKFKSEAWETAYRARIRTLLDTARAHQATIIWLQAPVMKNKKLDDGMRYLNTLYATEVDAAQGIIIDSNQALGQTAGKFNAYADIDHKKVKVRIDDGVHFTVTGQKLLSQAILTRIQGPAPNTPQD, from the coding sequence ATGCCAGCTTCTAAACCCGACACCCCGCCCGCTCTACCTACAGCAACCCCATTGGGCCGGGCCCTGTCGGGCCTGTTTGTCACGCTGCTTTCGGTGGCGATCGGTCTGGCTTGGCTGATGCAAGGGTCAATCGACGAATACTGGCGCCAAACCTATCACCAGGAACCACCCTGGAGCGCCTGGTCGGCCGGGCCCATCGGGCAATTGGGTGCGCAATGGCAACAGGGCATGGACGCCAAGCGACAAGCCTGGGTCGAGCGTTGGCAGCAATTTGACACACACGCCACGCAGATCCTCCCCTTGCTGTGGCAGACAGCACCAGCCCTCCACCCCACAGCAGACTTAGCTTCAAACCTTTATGCTGGCACAGCGGACATTCTGCCCTCAGACCCCCCCCTGGCTACTGTCCCGACATTGGCCTCAGAACCCGTTTTGGCCCCCGAAACCCCTTTGGCCACACAGGATTTCCCCCCACTCCAGGCCAACCCTGAAACAGAGCCAGACCCAGTTTTTCCAGAGTCTGTCAACGCGGCAACGCCCCATGAAACCATCGTATTGAATAAAACAGACCGTGTCTTCTTTGTGGGGGATTCGATGATGCAAGGCGTGGCCCCGCATGTGCGCCGTGTTCTGACCAAAGAATACGGCATCGAAAGCCTGGACCTGAGCAAACAAAGCACCGGTCTGGCCTACCCCGGCTTTTTCAACTGGCCCAAAACAGTAGAAACCACATTTGATCAATACCCGGATATCCGCTTGATGGTGGTGTTTTTAGGGCCCAACGACCCTTGGGCCTTTGCCGTAGAAAAAGGCCAACCCTATGCCAAATTCAAATCCGAAGCCTGGGAAACCGCATACCGTGCCCGTATCCGTACCCTGCTGGATACAGCCCGCGCCCACCAAGCCACCATCATCTGGCTGCAAGCCCCTGTCATGAAAAACAAAAAACTGGACGATGGCATGCGATATCTGAACACGCTATATGCCACCGAGGTAGACGCCGCCCAAGGAATCATTATCGACAGCAACCAAGCCCTGGGCCAGACCGCCGGCAAATTTAATGCATACGCCGATATCGACCACAAAAAGGTCAAAGTGCGTATCGACGACGGCGTACACTTTACCGTCACGGGGCAAAAACTGCTGTCTCAGGCTATTTTGACACGCATTCAGGGACCAGCCCCCAACACACCACAAGATTGA
- a CDS encoding MBOAT family O-acyltransferase, whose translation MNFLSLEFSSFFLLFLVLYWSCVRWPDVQNVLLLAASYFILASAHPWFVLMVIAYSLGIYACGHAIVRTRGKNRLALILALTLATLNLAIFKYFDFFRDSINTALMAAGLTSWIPAIQIMVPLGISFYTFHSISYLVALQRAEIQAVSLPTLALYLAFFPSIVAGPINRAQVFLPQIDCKNPRQLMQYQKGLLLIALAIAKVVCLGAWLANAWADPVFADPDGYHALDALLGLLAYSWQLYLNFSGYTDLVTGLALLLGFKLPVNFRAPYLASNLRHFWERWHISLSTWIRDYVYIPLGGSHLGWWRTQVNLMIALLLSGLWHGSSANFLIWGGIHGLGMVLLNMGDRWLGRDRVQNTMPVLANASTFLLVSIAWIFFRSTDLTQSLAFLNTLSTHYSQTLQFNSPLYLFGLWIVLRLYPLLAQGTQWGLDHVHRLHWAVLPLPIGLLVWLALFLSPPGIPSFIYASF comes from the coding sequence ATGAATTTTCTTTCACTGGAGTTTTCCAGTTTTTTCTTGCTGTTCCTGGTTTTGTACTGGAGCTGTGTGCGTTGGCCCGACGTACAAAATGTCCTGTTGCTGGCCGCCAGCTATTTCATTTTGGCCAGTGCCCACCCGTGGTTTGTCTTGATGGTCATTGCCTATTCGCTGGGCATCTATGCCTGCGGTCATGCCATTGTGCGCACGCGGGGAAAGAACCGCCTGGCTCTGATCTTGGCCCTGACGCTGGCCACCCTGAATCTGGCGATTTTCAAATATTTTGATTTTTTTCGCGACAGCATCAATACCGCCTTGATGGCAGCGGGTCTGACCTCCTGGATTCCTGCTATCCAGATTATGGTTCCGCTAGGGATCTCGTTTTATACCTTTCATTCCATCAGCTATCTGGTCGCCTTGCAGCGGGCAGAAATCCAGGCTGTATCCCTACCGACCTTGGCCCTTTACCTAGCCTTTTTCCCCAGCATCGTGGCAGGACCCATCAACCGCGCCCAGGTCTTTTTGCCACAAATCGACTGTAAGAACCCACGGCAACTGATGCAATACCAAAAAGGTCTGTTGCTAATTGCGCTGGCCATCGCCAAAGTAGTCTGCCTGGGCGCCTGGCTGGCCAATGCCTGGGCCGACCCGGTATTTGCCGACCCGGACGGCTACCACGCCCTGGATGCCTTGCTGGGCTTGCTGGCGTATTCATGGCAGCTATACCTTAATTTTTCAGGCTATACCGACCTAGTCACGGGCCTGGCCCTGCTGCTGGGGTTCAAGCTGCCGGTCAATTTTCGTGCGCCGTATCTGGCCAGCAACCTGCGCCATTTCTGGGAACGCTGGCACATTAGTCTGTCCACCTGGATACGCGATTATGTGTATATCCCCCTGGGGGGGTCACACCTGGGTTGGTGGCGTACTCAGGTCAATTTGATGATTGCCCTGTTGCTGTCGGGGCTGTGGCACGGGTCAAGTGCCAACTTCTTGATCTGGGGCGGTATCCACGGCCTGGGCATGGTGCTGCTGAACATGGGCGACCGCTGGCTGGGCCGCGACCGGGTGCAAAACACCATGCCCGTGCTGGCCAATGCCAGCACGTTTTTGCTGGTTTCCATCGCCTGGATTTTTTTCCGTAGCACAGATTTGACCCAGAGCCTGGCTTTTCTGAACACCCTCAGCACCCACTACAGCCAGACCCTGCAATTCAATTCACCCTTGTATCTGTTTGGCCTATGGATCGTATTACGGCTTTATCCCTTGCTAGCGCAGGGGACACAGTGGGGGCTGGATCATGTCCATCGTCTGCACTGGGCCGTTCTGCCCCTGCCCATTGGCCTGCTGGTCTGGCTAGCCCTGTTTTTATCTCCCCCGGGGATACCCTCATTTATCTATGCCAGCTTCTAA
- a CDS encoding cold shock and DUF1294 domain-containing protein: protein MRHQGQITTWKDDRGFGFIAPSGGGEQVFVHINSFSNRLRRPEIDEFVTYELGADAKGRSQAKAVAFIGERATMSKASGRSDLLAVLAVCFLILIAGAALVGWIPNAVLALYIVASIVAFLSYARDKSAALRHQWRTRERTLHLFALLGGWPGALIAQRLLRHKSSKVSFQVIFWATVVLNCGALGWLLSPLGAEILNELFAIQL, encoded by the coding sequence ATGCGTCATCAAGGTCAAATTACTACATGGAAGGATGACAGAGGGTTTGGCTTCATCGCACCCAGCGGTGGTGGGGAACAAGTCTTCGTACATATCAACTCATTTTCCAACCGACTGCGTCGGCCGGAGATAGACGAGTTCGTTACCTACGAACTCGGTGCTGATGCTAAAGGTCGCTCTCAAGCGAAAGCGGTTGCGTTTATTGGTGAGCGGGCCACGATGTCCAAAGCATCGGGACGCAGTGACCTTCTTGCTGTACTTGCTGTGTGTTTTTTGATTTTGATTGCTGGTGCTGCTCTTGTAGGCTGGATTCCCAACGCTGTGCTCGCGCTTTATATCGTTGCAAGTATTGTTGCCTTCCTCTCCTACGCCAGGGATAAATCTGCTGCCTTACGGCATCAATGGCGAACCCGAGAAAGGACATTGCACTTATTTGCCCTTCTTGGTGGCTGGCCTGGCGCCTTGATCGCGCAGAGGCTACTTCGGCATAAGTCGTCCAAGGTTTCCTTTCAAGTCATTTTTTGGGCGACTGTCGTGCTTAATTGTGGAGCGCTTGGCTGGTTGTTGTCGCCCTTGGGTGCTGAGATCTTGAATGAGCTCTTTGCTATCCAATTGTGA
- the ypfH gene encoding esterase, whose product MSNPPDARPDPLLILPADGSPTQLFILLHGESAEPGQMLDLVAAIRSGFPQAVIIQPYGPFGDGDTRRWIAEAAPDADAYVGLISAAATAIAADIAAWQSQHGLDGEQTALVGFSEGAAVALEAVCATSDLAGRAILFSTRFATLPSDAPRTATLHLLHGAEDRIAPMDQARQVHARLAELQGDVTLDIASGVGHDLHAALIHQAIVRLQTCVPLRLWENAQGAPSLHIDEYSADDPHPSGGLGLGPETLH is encoded by the coding sequence ATGTCCAATCCCCCTGATGCAAGGCCAGATCCGCTGCTCATCCTGCCTGCCGACGGCTCGCCGACCCAGTTGTTCATCCTGCTGCATGGCGAATCCGCCGAGCCCGGCCAGATGCTGGACCTGGTTGCAGCCATCCGTTCAGGCTTTCCGCAGGCCGTGATCATCCAGCCCTACGGGCCTTTCGGCGACGGCGACACACGCCGCTGGATTGCCGAGGCGGCCCCGGATGCGGACGCTTATGTGGGCTTGATCTCGGCCGCCGCCACCGCGATAGCTGCCGACATCGCCGCCTGGCAGAGCCAGCACGGCCTGGACGGCGAGCAGACGGCGCTGGTCGGTTTTTCGGAAGGCGCCGCCGTGGCACTGGAAGCCGTGTGTGCGACGTCGGACCTGGCGGGCCGGGCGATCCTGTTTTCCACGCGCTTTGCCACGCTGCCCAGCGATGCGCCGCGAACGGCAACACTACATCTGCTGCACGGCGCGGAGGACCGCATTGCGCCGATGGATCAGGCACGCCAAGTCCATGCTCGCCTGGCGGAACTGCAGGGCGACGTGACCCTGGATATCGCCTCGGGCGTTGGTCACGACCTGCACGCCGCGCTGATCCACCAGGCCATTGTCCGGCTGCAAACCTGCGTGCCCCTGCGCCTCTGGGAAAACGCGCAGGGTGCGCCCAGCCTGCACATCGACGAGTACAGCGCGGATGACCCCCATCCCAGCGGCGGCCTCGGCCTCGGCCCGGAGACGCTGCACTGA
- a CDS encoding type II toxin-antitoxin system HigB family toxin has product MRVIAVTTLRKFWESHPSAEQALKAWFDEAIQAKWMQPADAKAQYRSASVLKNRRVVFNIKGNDYRLIVAIAYKLGIVYIKFIGTHAQYDKVDAETVEME; this is encoded by the coding sequence ATGAGAGTGATTGCCGTCACCACCCTGCGAAAATTCTGGGAAAGCCATCCAAGTGCAGAGCAAGCACTCAAGGCGTGGTTTGACGAAGCTATCCAGGCCAAGTGGATGCAGCCAGCTGATGCCAAGGCTCAATATCGTAGTGCCAGTGTGCTCAAAAACCGGCGCGTCGTCTTCAATATCAAAGGAAACGACTATCGGCTGATCGTTGCCATTGCCTACAAATTAGGCATCGTCTACATCAAGTTCATCGGCACCCACGCTCAATATGACAAGGTCGATGCTGAAACCGTAGAAATGGAGTGA
- a CDS encoding transcriptional regulator, with protein sequence MEIRPIRTDADYKAALKVISRLMEHDPDIGTSDGDRLDVLTTLVQAYEAKNFPIDLPDPVEAIKFRMEQGGLTPKDLEPMIGQRNRVYEILNHKRSLTLPMIWRLHKGLGIPAENLIQPVALRG encoded by the coding sequence ATGGAAATCCGTCCTATTCGTACTGATGCAGATTACAAGGCTGCGTTGAAGGTCATTTCCCGCCTGATGGAACACGACCCAGACATCGGCACTTCGGATGGAGACCGTCTGGATGTTTTGACGACGCTCGTGCAGGCGTATGAAGCCAAGAACTTCCCAATTGATCTTCCTGATCCAGTCGAGGCGATCAAGTTTCGTATGGAGCAGGGGGGGCTTACCCCCAAAGACCTGGAGCCCATGATAGGCCAGCGCAATCGTGTTTATGAGATCCTCAATCACAAACGATCCTTGACCCTGCCGATGATCTGGCGACTGCATAAGGGCCTTGGAATACCGGCAGAGAACTTGATCCAGCCAGTTGCTTTGCGCGGATGA
- a CDS encoding Txe/YoeB family addiction module toxin translates to MASKTEAKRIAVFQPEFLEDLSYWVETERRTAKRLLGLVKAVVDDPFKGIGNPEPLKYLGSDVWSRRITQEHRCVYLVKVDRIEFLQGRYHY, encoded by the coding sequence ATGGCCTCCAAGACTGAAGCCAAGCGCATTGCAGTCTTTCAACCTGAATTCCTGGAAGACTTAAGCTATTGGGTCGAAACTGAACGGCGTACTGCCAAGCGATTGCTGGGGCTGGTCAAAGCAGTCGTGGACGACCCATTCAAGGGCATCGGCAATCCCGAACCGCTGAAGTATCTCGGCTCAGATGTCTGGTCGCGACGGATCACACAAGAGCATCGCTGTGTCTATCTGGTAAAAGTTGATCGAATCGAGTTTCTGCAGGGGCGTTACCATTACTGA
- a CDS encoding type II toxin-antitoxin system Phd/YefM family antitoxin → MTIETTYSQAREQLKTLMDRAVNDREVVVVRRRSGDAVAMIAADELQSLLETAHLLRSPKNAERLLAALARARTGDLAPTTTDTLEKRYGLQD, encoded by the coding sequence ATGACCATTGAAACCACTTACAGCCAGGCACGCGAGCAGCTCAAAACATTAATGGACCGTGCAGTGAATGACCGAGAAGTCGTCGTGGTGCGCCGCCGCTCGGGCGATGCAGTCGCCATGATCGCTGCCGACGAGCTGCAAAGTCTGCTAGAGACTGCACATCTGTTACGCTCGCCAAAAAACGCAGAACGCTTGCTCGCAGCCCTGGCGCGCGCCCGAACCGGCGATCTCGCGCCCACGACTACCGACACCCTCGAGAAGCGCTATGGCCTCCAAGACTGA
- a CDS encoding HigA family addiction module antitoxin produces the protein MKKTMIQWLRNLQPLPPTGKPTRSSLRRTRPNSCRDHLPWEVKPQGAGKVSHRDALTHAEMNLPGFDLQHPGMTLKADVIVPLHLTVSEAAEKLGVSRHSLSRVLNGKAAISFKLAIRLETAHVKVARLMNPLPV, from the coding sequence ATGAAAAAGACCATGATTCAGTGGTTGCGGAATTTGCAACCACTGCCACCGACGGGAAAACCTACCAGGTCGAGCCTACGCCGCACACGGCCAAACAGCTGCCGAGATCATCTCCCATGGGAGGTAAAACCGCAGGGCGCTGGCAAGGTCAGCCACCGGGATGCGCTGACCCACGCAGAGATGAACCTGCCAGGCTTCGATCTACAGCATCCCGGCATGACTCTAAAGGCAGACGTCATCGTACCGTTACACCTCACCGTCAGTGAAGCCGCTGAAAAACTGGGCGTATCTCGCCATTCCCTCTCACGAGTGCTTAACGGCAAGGCTGCAATCAGCTTCAAGCTGGCGATCCGCCTGGAGACAGCCCACGTCAAAGTAGCCCGCCTCATGAATCCCCTACCGGTTTGA
- a CDS encoding type II toxin-antitoxin system RelE/ParE family toxin, whose translation MIKSFRHKGVELFFETGSKAKIQAAHASRLQRQLMALNRATRPEDMDVPGWRLHPLKGLELRGHWSVWVNGNWRLTFAFDGQDAILVDYQDYH comes from the coding sequence ATGATCAAAAGCTTTCGACACAAAGGCGTTGAGCTGTTCTTCGAGACAGGGTCGAAGGCGAAGATTCAGGCCGCTCATGCTTCTCGCTTGCAGCGTCAGCTGATGGCGTTGAACCGCGCTACCAGGCCAGAGGACATGGATGTGCCAGGCTGGCGGCTGCATCCGCTGAAGGGTCTGGAGCTACGGGGGCACTGGTCGGTCTGGGTCAATGGCAACTGGCGCCTGACCTTTGCCTTTGATGGGCAGGACGCCATTTTGGTCGACTATCAGGATTATCACTAG
- a CDS encoding HigA family addiction module antitoxin, translating to MRMHNPPHPGSLLKEDVLPALDLTVTEAATQLGVSRVQFSRFINGRSGVTPELALRLAKWIPAPTAIMWLQMQADYDLWQAEHSGRVLDVTAAQHHAQA from the coding sequence ATGCGGATGCACAACCCACCTCACCCAGGCAGCCTGCTGAAAGAAGACGTGCTGCCAGCGTTGGATCTCACCGTGACCGAAGCTGCCACGCAGTTGGGCGTGTCGCGTGTACAGTTTTCCCGGTTCATCAACGGGCGGTCTGGCGTGACGCCAGAGCTTGCTTTGCGTCTGGCCAAGTGGATACCCGCCCCGACAGCCATCATGTGGTTGCAGATGCAGGCTGACTATGACTTGTGGCAGGCCGAACACTCTGGGCGTGTGCTGGATGTGACGGCGGCGCAGCATCATGCGCAGGCATAG
- a CDS encoding HNH endonuclease yields MAKGKTQESDLSSVDLFDQIDALTVEDYAAALDEILPKITRSQLAMLVGHASAALQVMTMAQIAALGGYDSYGTANLQYGRLGRLFAIYFGINGLPNQVQALAYGIGTGKVGQFQWGVLPQLFGALVQRGLVRPHCGDLELLADLGVEVEHDADVVDYQYVGAALELADDPSVQSMSETERRTLVNARIGQGAYRRKLLQLWDGKCAVTGCDIRAVLVASHAKPWALSHHGERLDEYNGLLLSAVFDQLFDAGLISFSDSGEVLFAPSVSEASLALLGVGRGCRLRMVAERHKPYLRAHRKFYGFPG; encoded by the coding sequence ATGGCAAAGGGAAAAACGCAGGAGTCCGATCTTTCCTCCGTGGATCTTTTTGATCAAATTGATGCGCTGACGGTAGAGGATTATGCTGCAGCACTCGATGAGATTTTGCCAAAAATAACTCGAAGTCAACTGGCCATGCTGGTTGGTCATGCATCGGCGGCTCTCCAAGTGATGACCATGGCCCAGATCGCCGCTTTGGGCGGTTACGATTCCTACGGAACAGCAAACCTACAGTATGGTCGCCTTGGTCGCTTGTTTGCCATATATTTCGGAATTAATGGTTTGCCAAATCAGGTGCAGGCCCTTGCTTACGGCATCGGTACAGGGAAGGTGGGGCAGTTTCAATGGGGTGTGTTGCCTCAGCTTTTTGGTGCATTAGTGCAGCGTGGCCTAGTCAGACCGCACTGCGGAGATCTCGAGTTACTTGCTGATCTCGGCGTCGAGGTAGAGCACGATGCTGACGTGGTGGACTACCAGTATGTTGGCGCAGCCCTTGAGCTCGCTGATGACCCTTCGGTACAGAGCATGTCGGAAACCGAGCGTAGGACGCTAGTCAACGCACGTATCGGTCAGGGTGCTTATCGACGCAAGCTGCTGCAACTGTGGGACGGAAAATGTGCAGTGACTGGGTGTGATATTCGAGCTGTCCTTGTTGCATCTCATGCAAAGCCGTGGGCGCTATCCCATCATGGGGAGCGGCTTGATGAGTACAACGGTCTTCTGCTTTCTGCTGTATTTGATCAGCTCTTTGATGCAGGGTTGATTTCGTTTTCTGACAGTGGGGAAGTCCTATTTGCTCCATCAGTATCGGAGGCATCGCTTGCGCTGCTTGGCGTAGGTCGTGGGTGTCGTCTGCGAATGGTGGCAGAACGGCATAAGCCATATCTTCGTGCGCACCGAAAGTTTTATGGGTTTCCTGGATAA